A window of the Acidithiobacillus thiooxidans ATCC 19377 genome harbors these coding sequences:
- the tsaD gene encoding tRNA (adenosine(37)-N6)-threonylcarbamoyltransferase complex transferase subunit TsaD produces the protein MSESVATRILGIESSCDETGLAVYDSRQGLLGEVLFSQIALHAPYGGVVPELASRDHVRRLPLLLEQLMLQTGGQRPDAVAVTAGPGLIGALLVGVNFARALAFAWDIPVIPVHHLEGHLLAPLLNGVAPFPAVALLVSGGHTMLIEVRGLGDYVLLGETLDDAAGEAFDKAAKMLGLGYPGGPALAALAEGGDPEAFRLPRPLLDRPGMDFSFSGLKTAFRLASMKVPEEDMTQRKNLAASFQQAVVDTLFRKCQRALQHTGLKRLIVAGGVGANRALRSALQTLAAEGVELCIADLAHCTDNAAMIALAGALHPEMAQSASAEFPVRARWSLVKEEA, from the coding sequence ATGTCTGAATCGGTCGCCACCCGTATTCTGGGTATTGAAAGCTCCTGTGATGAGACCGGCCTGGCTGTGTATGACAGCCGCCAAGGCTTGTTGGGTGAAGTCCTGTTCAGTCAGATTGCTCTGCATGCGCCTTACGGCGGGGTGGTTCCAGAGCTGGCCTCCCGGGATCATGTGCGCCGGTTACCGCTGCTGCTGGAACAACTCATGCTGCAAACCGGGGGGCAACGCCCCGATGCCGTAGCCGTCACGGCGGGGCCGGGACTGATTGGCGCCTTGCTGGTGGGTGTGAATTTTGCTAGGGCCCTGGCCTTTGCCTGGGATATTCCGGTTATTCCCGTTCATCATCTGGAAGGACATCTGCTTGCCCCCCTGCTCAATGGCGTGGCACCCTTTCCGGCGGTGGCTTTGCTGGTTTCCGGTGGGCATACCATGCTCATTGAAGTGCGGGGGCTGGGTGATTATGTATTGCTGGGTGAAACCCTGGATGACGCAGCCGGTGAGGCTTTCGATAAAGCGGCTAAAATGCTGGGACTGGGCTACCCCGGGGGGCCGGCTTTGGCGGCTCTAGCAGAAGGTGGTGACCCCGAGGCCTTTCGTTTGCCAAGACCGCTTTTGGATCGCCCCGGCATGGACTTCAGCTTCAGCGGATTGAAAACAGCCTTTCGTCTCGCTTCCATGAAAGTTCCTGAAGAGGATATGACCCAGAGAAAAAATCTGGCTGCCAGTTTTCAGCAGGCGGTAGTCGACACCCTGTTTCGAAAATGCCAGCGTGCCTTGCAACACACCGGTCTGAAGCGTTTGATTGTGGCGGGTGGGGTGGGTGCCAATCGCGCCTTGCGCAGTGCCTTGCAAACCCTGGCTGCAGAGGGCGTAGAATTATGTATCGCCGATTTGGCCCATTGTACGGATAATGCTGCAATGATTGCCCTGGCGGGTGCCCTGCATCCTGAAATGGCCCAGTCTGCCAGTGCTGAGTTCCCGGTACGGGCGCGTTGGTCGCTGGTCAAGGAGGAAGCATGA
- a CDS encoding L,D-transpeptidase family protein, which produces MKIRHHHQKSRSRLLIAKIGVILTAASITGALTVNVPAFANTFDSSTNTIIRTQNPQDWQQVWQILALTGYVHLVYGTYMGRYGGMHTVAAWNIPVPRALQKISNNWGYSPYNPAFRSGLIQFERADHLLNRRGISRGRVTPEVLSALRAPIPKNRFPFQWIKVDKSTHPEHLQIWQVPPEPQGKGQWIYRTVVNTGVMHSTPDGSWPIYQRLAKTTMTGKFPIAVSPQEYHLIPASDRSIYHGYHVRWQHYTAPNVHFVNYFYDGRAIHFYPRKGYDWPQSAGCVEEPYKNARKVYSLLHYGDIVSVMGHYENHKSNLVTPMTARKLRQKILLEFAHS; this is translated from the coding sequence ATGAAAATACGCCATCACCATCAAAAATCACGTTCCCGGCTTCTTATTGCAAAAATAGGGGTTATCCTAACTGCCGCCAGCATAACAGGCGCATTAACAGTAAATGTACCGGCCTTCGCCAACACTTTTGATTCCAGCACCAACACCATTATCCGCACACAAAACCCGCAAGATTGGCAACAAGTCTGGCAAATTCTCGCCCTAACTGGATACGTACACCTGGTTTATGGCACGTATATGGGTCGTTATGGGGGCATGCATACAGTCGCCGCATGGAATATTCCCGTGCCCCGGGCCCTGCAAAAAATTTCCAACAACTGGGGTTATTCGCCCTATAATCCCGCTTTTCGTAGCGGCCTGATCCAGTTTGAACGCGCAGATCACTTGCTCAATCGCCGGGGCATTTCACGCGGGCGGGTCACTCCGGAAGTCCTCTCAGCCCTGCGCGCGCCAATCCCAAAAAATCGTTTTCCATTTCAATGGATTAAGGTGGACAAGAGCACGCACCCGGAGCACTTGCAGATCTGGCAGGTGCCACCCGAACCCCAGGGAAAAGGACAATGGATTTACCGGACAGTCGTCAACACCGGGGTCATGCACTCCACCCCGGATGGTAGCTGGCCAATTTATCAGCGCCTTGCCAAAACTACCATGACCGGTAAATTCCCTATTGCGGTCAGCCCCCAGGAATACCATTTAATCCCTGCCTCAGACCGAAGTATTTATCATGGATATCACGTCCGCTGGCAACACTATACCGCGCCCAATGTGCATTTCGTAAATTACTTTTACGATGGCCGCGCCATTCACTTTTATCCGCGCAAAGGCTACGACTGGCCTCAAAGTGCGGGTTGCGTGGAGGAGCCCTACAAAAACGCACGCAAGGTTTACTCCCTGTTACACTATGGGGATATTGTTTCGGTCATGGGACATTACGAAAATCACAAAAGCAATCTCGTAACACCCATGACAGCCAGAAAATTACGCCAAAAAATATTGCTTGAATTTGCCCATTCATGA
- a CDS encoding cytochrome ubiquinol oxidase subunit I, which produces MIIENSLPILLSRLDFAWITSMHILWTPLTIGMSWLLFIMEVAWLRTGNERWYKLNRFVEKIFIINFGAGVATGVTMEMAFGILYGPFSQAVGPFFGNILGFETITAFMYEAGFIGLMVFGWGKVSKGMHLFSTFNVGLSSSLSAMWILVANSWMQTPNGVVLKNGLFQVTNWWNAILNDNFQWGFPHMWVATVELALFVLVGLSGFFILKNRNADLFTKLLKPALLALIIVTPLQIFIGDSVGRVVAQTQPTSLAAMEGHYHTYLPNGKVNTGWHLIVIPNAKNDGNVFAITIPHVLSLLETHTLNGKVTGMDSFPAKDRPDVWVPFYSFRVMVAIGFFLFFVAIWGNWLRLRGKLNATELRKRPWFLRALVFSAFLPYLAIWCGWWTREVGRQPWVVNGLMRTYQGTSHMPVAMEIIWWVGYIIFELTVWAGSWYFFTRVIKKGVDGIPDSSTLFDHDHADATDVKAGGGHVTPTFASKPMLRSDR; this is translated from the coding sequence ATGATCATTGAAAACTCTCTCCCGATCTTGCTCAGCCGTCTGGATTTCGCCTGGATTACTTCCATGCATATTCTCTGGACGCCTCTGACGATCGGCATGTCCTGGCTGCTCTTCATCATGGAAGTCGCCTGGCTTCGTACCGGCAATGAGCGGTGGTACAAACTCAATCGCTTTGTCGAAAAAATCTTCATCATCAATTTCGGCGCCGGTGTCGCCACCGGCGTTACCATGGAAATGGCCTTTGGTATTCTTTATGGCCCTTTCTCTCAGGCCGTCGGCCCCTTCTTCGGGAACATCCTTGGCTTTGAAACCATTACCGCCTTTATGTATGAGGCCGGCTTCATCGGCCTGATGGTGTTTGGTTGGGGCAAAGTCAGCAAAGGTATGCATTTGTTTTCAACCTTCAATGTGGGCCTTTCTTCCAGCTTGTCGGCTATGTGGATTCTGGTGGCCAACTCCTGGATGCAGACACCTAACGGTGTTGTCCTGAAAAATGGACTGTTCCAGGTGACCAACTGGTGGAATGCCATTCTCAATGACAATTTCCAGTGGGGCTTTCCTCACATGTGGGTGGCCACTGTGGAATTGGCATTATTTGTACTGGTTGGACTCAGCGGATTTTTCATCCTGAAAAACCGTAATGCGGACCTGTTTACCAAACTGCTCAAACCCGCACTGTTGGCGCTGATCATTGTGACGCCTTTGCAGATATTCATTGGTGACAGCGTGGGTCGTGTAGTCGCACAAACACAGCCGACCTCATTGGCGGCTATGGAAGGCCACTATCACACCTATTTGCCCAACGGCAAGGTAAACACCGGCTGGCATCTGATTGTCATTCCCAACGCCAAAAATGACGGCAACGTCTTTGCCATCACTATCCCGCATGTACTGAGTCTGCTCGAAACGCACACCTTGAATGGTAAGGTTACCGGCATGGACAGCTTCCCGGCCAAAGATCGCCCCGATGTCTGGGTACCGTTCTACTCATTCCGGGTCATGGTAGCCATCGGCTTCTTCCTCTTCTTTGTCGCCATCTGGGGTAACTGGTTGCGCCTGCGTGGCAAGCTCAACGCTACAGAATTGCGGAAGCGTCCGTGGTTTCTGCGGGCTCTGGTGTTTTCTGCATTCCTGCCTTATCTGGCCATTTGGTGTGGTTGGTGGACGCGTGAAGTCGGTCGGCAACCCTGGGTAGTAAACGGTCTGATGCGGACTTATCAGGGAACCAGCCATATGCCGGTCGCCATGGAAATCATCTGGTGGGTGGGTTACATCATTTTCGAACTCACTGTGTGGGCAGGTTCCTGGTACTTCTTTACCCGCGTTATCAAAAAAGGGGTGGACGGGATCCCAGACTCCAGCACGCTGTTTGATCATGATCATGCGGATGCTACGGATGTTAAAGCCGGTGGTGGCCATGTGACACCGACCTTCGCCAGCAAGCCCATGTTGCGTTCGGATCGCTGA
- the cydB gene encoding cytochrome d ubiquinol oxidase subunit II, protein MDLLSIGRIAGTLTTWWWLLLSLAFFLYIATDGTDLGSGIFALFSKDEEERGAIMASMAGMWDGNESWLVVAGGVLFGAFPLVYGSAFNYLMIPLMFALWGIIARAVAFEFHIHAKKSKRFWGWAFAVGSLFPTFFAGVALGATLQGFPMKSGLAMQGALTAHGVAMQDYTTPIMHFSGGILDFLTPFSIWTGVGAVIAASLAGGLYLCARFIPGDPIHERARKWTNVVSLLALAAIVITLVWSYALFPWAAAKWTGSDWWIWLIWFIIVLVFAFKSSTNHSVRKDFSAMMWGIGVVALLWAAMWATIFPYVVPDTWTIVQAANPADSIAVFTLFMTGFFPIMIMYNWYQIWVFRGRFSKKMAYGAH, encoded by the coding sequence ATGGATCTTTTATCAATAGGACGCATCGCCGGGACATTGACGACCTGGTGGTGGCTGCTCCTTTCTCTCGCTTTTTTTCTGTACATTGCCACGGACGGTACGGACCTTGGTTCTGGCATTTTCGCTCTGTTTTCAAAAGACGAAGAAGAACGTGGCGCCATTATGGCATCCATGGCCGGCATGTGGGACGGCAATGAAAGTTGGCTGGTCGTGGCGGGTGGCGTGCTTTTCGGCGCCTTTCCACTGGTTTACGGTTCGGCTTTCAACTACCTGATGATTCCTTTGATGTTTGCGCTCTGGGGCATTATTGCCCGGGCAGTGGCCTTTGAATTTCATATTCATGCCAAGAAAAGCAAACGCTTTTGGGGTTGGGCCTTTGCTGTCGGCAGTTTGTTTCCCACCTTCTTTGCGGGTGTTGCCCTGGGCGCTACATTGCAGGGCTTTCCCATGAAGTCCGGTTTGGCAATGCAAGGTGCGTTAACGGCCCATGGTGTTGCTATGCAAGATTATACCACCCCTATCATGCATTTTTCGGGTGGCATCCTCGACTTTTTGACGCCTTTTTCCATCTGGACGGGGGTTGGTGCAGTCATTGCCGCCAGTCTTGCCGGAGGGCTGTATTTGTGTGCCCGCTTCATTCCCGGTGATCCCATTCATGAACGGGCTCGTAAATGGACGAATGTTGTTTCCTTACTGGCTCTGGCTGCTATTGTCATTACACTGGTCTGGTCTTACGCACTCTTCCCCTGGGCAGCAGCCAAGTGGACCGGTTCGGATTGGTGGATCTGGTTGATCTGGTTCATTATCGTGCTCGTTTTCGCCTTCAAGTCCTCCACCAATCACTCCGTACGCAAGGACTTCAGCGCAATGATGTGGGGTATTGGCGTGGTTGCCTTGTTGTGGGCGGCCATGTGGGCGACCATTTTCCCCTACGTGGTACCCGATACCTGGACCATTGTGCAGGCGGCCAATCCGGCAGATTCCATTGCCGTATTCACCCTGTTCATGACGGGCTTCTTCCCCATCATGATCATGTACAACTGGTATCAGATTTGGGTGTTCCGTGGCCGCTTCAGTAAAAAGATGGCCTACGGAGCGCACTAA
- a CDS encoding tetratricopeptide repeat protein — translation MTSESFSLDTVVEERAAVDPDFQQGLDWQQTGHPEEAAEAFRRSLDADPGSALIWTFYAWALAASGDSHGAIAACRRAIACDAEWGQAWNDLGEYLMDTGRENEALFVIRRALKSRHFDAPHLAQMNLARYYLHQGSMRRALAAAQEAQHLAPGFRPAEKLAQWIDERMQEWNIRD, via the coding sequence ATGACGAGTGAATCTTTTTCTCTGGATACGGTGGTTGAAGAACGGGCCGCCGTCGATCCGGATTTCCAGCAAGGCCTGGATTGGCAGCAGACCGGTCATCCCGAAGAAGCAGCAGAAGCCTTCAGGCGATCACTGGATGCGGATCCTGGCAGCGCATTGATCTGGACGTTTTATGCCTGGGCACTGGCAGCATCGGGTGACAGTCATGGTGCAATTGCCGCCTGCCGACGGGCCATCGCCTGTGACGCCGAGTGGGGGCAGGCCTGGAATGATCTTGGCGAATACCTCATGGATACCGGACGGGAAAATGAAGCCCTTTTTGTGATTCGGCGGGCGCTCAAATCCCGGCATTTTGATGCGCCGCATCTGGCGCAAATGAATCTGGCGCGCTATTACCTGCATCAGGGCAGCATGCGCCGTGCCCTGGCCGCTGCCCAGGAAGCACAGCATTTGGCGCCCGGATTTCGTCCTGCCGAAAAGCTCGCGCAATGGATAGACGAACGCATGCAGGAATGGAATATCCGCGATTAG
- a CDS encoding ferritin-like domain-containing protein: MMNVTEEKQHRDFATEVLSALLATDPTEKVTQVRALHCTGAVRAALLPCPGVPGRPARPELVAPKQLPRRRALSTQAGRFALLHALAHIEFNAINLALDALCRFVDLPVAYYHDWLQVAQEEAEHFVLLRGLLQAMGGDYGDLPAHDGLWEMAMDTATDPLERMALVPRVLEARGLDVTPAIRERLQEVGDSAAAAVLERIETDERGHVAIGSHWFRYLCEQRGLDAEQTFRQLLQERYRGRIQGPLALEARRAGGFSEQELLWLQKCVVQNQHPVMGSAAEEKAAHV; this comes from the coding sequence ATGATGAATGTCACTGAAGAAAAGCAGCATCGGGATTTTGCTACAGAGGTGTTGAGCGCGCTGTTAGCCACAGACCCAACCGAAAAAGTGACACAGGTTCGGGCGCTGCACTGTACGGGTGCAGTCCGGGCGGCACTGTTGCCTTGTCCCGGTGTCCCGGGGCGACCTGCCCGTCCTGAGCTGGTCGCGCCCAAACAATTACCCAGACGCCGGGCGCTGAGCACCCAGGCCGGTCGTTTTGCCCTGCTCCATGCCTTGGCTCACATTGAATTTAATGCCATTAACCTGGCTTTGGATGCGCTGTGCCGTTTTGTCGATCTGCCCGTAGCCTATTATCACGATTGGCTGCAGGTTGCCCAGGAAGAGGCGGAACATTTTGTTCTGCTGCGCGGACTGCTTCAGGCTATGGGCGGTGATTACGGTGATCTACCTGCCCACGATGGTCTCTGGGAAATGGCTATGGATACAGCGACTGATCCTCTGGAACGTATGGCGCTGGTACCGCGTGTGCTTGAAGCGCGAGGTCTGGATGTGACCCCGGCTATCCGCGAGCGATTGCAGGAAGTCGGGGATAGCGCCGCCGCCGCTGTGCTGGAACGCATTGAAACGGATGAGCGTGGTCATGTGGCCATTGGTAGTCACTGGTTTCGTTATTTGTGTGAACAGCGTGGATTGGATGCAGAGCAGACTTTTCGTCAATTGCTGCAGGAACGCTACCGGGGCCGTATTCAGGGTCCGTTAGCCCTGGAAGCGCGCCGCGCCGGAGGTTTTTCCGAACAGGAGTTGCTGTGGTTACAAAAATGCGTCGTCCAAAATCAGCACCCGGTGATGGGTTCTGCGGCTGAGGAGAAAGCGGCGCATGTCTGA